CAATTCACCATGGGTTCTAGGCTTATACTTGGCTGCAAGATCTGCTATAACACGAATATGCTCCGGACTAGTACCACAACAACCACCTATAATATTTATTAAATTACGTTTTAAATATTCTTCTATTTGCTCTCCCATTTCTTCAGGAGTTTCATCGTATTCTCCAAAAGCATTTGGTAATCCGGCATTAGGATGCGCTGATATAGCAAAATCTGTTTTAGAAGCAATAGCTTCTAAGTGAGGTTGCAATAAATTGGCTCCTAAAGCACAGTTAAACCCTACTGAAAGTAATGGAATATGAGATACTGAAATTAAGAAAGCTTCAGCTGTTTGTCCTGATAATGTTCTTCCTGAAGCATCAGTAATAGTACCACTTAACATAATTGGCATATCGATACCACGTTCGTCTTTTACTTCTTCTATCGCAAATAAAGCAGCTTTGGCGTTTAAGGTATCAAATACAGTTTCAACTAAAAGTAAATCTACACCACCATCAATAAGCGCTTCTACTTGTTGTTTATATGCAATGCGTAACTCATCGAAAGTAACAGCTCTATATCCTGGATCGTTAACATCGGGAGACA
The window above is part of the Algibacter sp. L3A6 genome. Proteins encoded here:
- a CDS encoding homocysteine S-methyltransferase family protein, giving the protein MSNIREALKERILVLDGAMGTMLQAYKFQEEDFRGERFKDYPTPLQGNNDLLSLTQPEAIKTIHGKYFAVGADIVETNTFSGTTIAMADYQMEDLVYELNYESAKIAKEVADEFTAKEPHKPRFVAGSIGPTNRTASMSPDVNDPGYRAVTFDELRIAYKQQVEALIDGGVDLLLVETVFDTLNAKAALFAIEEVKDERGIDMPIMLSGTITDASGRTLSGQTAEAFLISVSHIPLLSVGFNCALGANLLQPHLEAIASKTDFAISAHPNAGLPNAFGEYDETPEEMGEQIEEYLKRNLINIIGGCCGTSPEHIRVIADLAAKYKPRTHGELV